In the genome of Arachis stenosperma cultivar V10309 chromosome 6, arast.V10309.gnm1.PFL2, whole genome shotgun sequence, the window CCCACCCAACCTCCTCTTACCGCCGTAGACCGTTCCCCTCTACTCTACAGTGCGTAAAACCCCTAATACGTCATTCATAATGTGCGTAACCCACCCTTGTTCTCTGCTTCCTGTGCACGTCTGTGCCGTCTTTGAGTCGTGTGCCTACCCAGACGTCCTCCTCTCACCGTCGTTTAATCTGGGGTTTTTAGTTTGTGAACTTTGTTGAGTTAGAACTGAGATGGGGAGCTTTGATTTGAAGCATTTAACGCtgttattttgttttctgtTGGTTGTGCCTTATTGTTTGTGTGAAGATAATTTTGATGATTCAAGTAGTTCTGTTTACATTGTTTCTCTAAGAAATTCTCCTGCTTCTCATTACTATGGCGAGTTGATAGAAATGGGTAGTAATGACTTCCAAGTAAAAAAtggtagtggtggtggtggtgcttCTTCTGGAAGAATTCAGTTTCACAAATCAAGGTACCTTTCATTTtctctaattttaattaaaggtgaaaaaaagtttttttctctctttttggtGTGTCTCAAATCATTGACCCTTCTTATGGAAGCTTTGTAATTTTTTGCTATGATCTACAAATAATAGAAAACAGATTCCAATGTATCATTATATTTAATTGATTGTATTCTCACTCAATTGTCGTTACTTTACATCATCCTTCTTATATGTTGCATTAATTTGATGCATGCGGtctttcaatttttcttgttttccttTTTTGTATTTTCCAAGATATGGCAATGCTACAAAGACAAATAAGAGACATGGCTCTTACGTTGCTCAAGTTCATGATTCTTTGTTGAAGAAAGTGTTAAAAGGAGAGAAATATCTAAAGCTCTATAGCTACCACTATCTGATAGATGGATTTGCTGTGTTGGTTACTTAACAACAAGTATGATATTGGATTTTACTTTTCGACATTATGAATGTAAAGAAATTTAAGTTTGTTTTCAATtgcatatattttattttatgattacTTGAATACTTGTTTATTGTTTGTTTTTATCTAAGATTTGATGATCAGTATTCAGTAACATAATTCATAATATGATTATACTAGTGATTTAttttcaatgcttgattctctttCGGGATGACCTTATTGCTTGGCCTTCCAGGAAATGACAAAACAACACTATTGTTGGCTCTGATTGGGAGACTTGATCATTCTCTCAAGGTTTTAAATCTCTAGCCTTTTGCCAAATCCTAGAGCCATAAGAATGCTCTAGCCTTTAGAAGTTCTCATGATTTATTTGGCATGACAACATTTTAGATGAAGcttgttttgagttttataATTATTCTTTTGTGAAAAGTAATGTGGTATAAATTATAGATTATGTGATTTTGTAACTATTAAGTTGCGGTTTATAATATGCTTGTATTGTGAAGGAAATGTTTCACTTCATTTTTTAAGTTGCTCTTATTTTTGTGTTTGTCTATATGTAGAAGCAATATAATTGAGTAGATTTATGAAGCCAAAAtgttttttaatataattgtaAAAATTGTAGGGGTTATAAACCCCTGcaatatacttttttttattaaaactgTTTTCAAATTTGCAGTGGTTTGTTAATAGTTGCAATTAAAAAAAACTGTTAACCAAATCGCGGTGGTTCAAATCGCTGCAATTCTATTTTGCAGCGGTTGTGCCAGCGGTTTATAATTCTATTTTTCATGCCCTAAACCGCAATGGTTACTAAACCGCTGGTATGTCGTTTTGCAGCGGTTAACCTAAATCCCCGAAAAAATCGCGCTATTTCCTGTGTGTCTTGTAGTGAaagtagcaaaaaaaaaaatttcagtgGTAAACTCAAATCCGAACCCTTGAGATAGTGCTTTGTCCCCAAGGAACATTTTGAGCTTTTAATTTACAGCAGTGATTATTAGAAATCACTTTCTCCATTTATCCCAAATTGGCGTTGTAGAAATTTGAAAGagtgaagaaaataaattgcatACAAATAGAGATAAATCACATTTAAACTCTGACTTAGCTTAGCTTGCTTTGATTAGGGTGATTTGACATTTGCTTTTTGTGTTTtacctttctctttcttttttctgtGGTGAATGAACTAGGAAGaaattttctctctttcttcatGAGTCTGACCGAAGAGAACCTTGTGAATATTGACTTTGGTTGGCTTCAACTTGGATGGATTAACTTGGGCTTGGCTTTCCATTCAACCCAATTGATTCCATTTCTTCATTTCTTTGGGATTTGAGAATTAGAAAACCCATcgaaaatctttattttttttttgctctaTTTTTTGACTTGCTGCTACTTTAATTTTGGCATGCACTACTAACAAAGGCAGTCAAAATTGATTGGATGTTAACCAAGTTgggttggtctagtggttagTTTACTAGTCCGCTTAAGCAAATGTCGGGAGTTCGAATCCTgtcttgtgcatgcagcaacccattggctagcgacaaacccttaaatggagctcaataccgcgacggattagtccttaacttaccgagtttggagataCCGtggaaaaccaaaaaaattgattaaatgtttaattcaataaatcaaTATTTGTCATCATCATTTAAGTTAATTATATTCTTAACtctataattaattttttaattttaaaaataattttattaaataaaattattgttatttgtatttattaaaaattattattagtttaatttattatatacaaattttataaCTTTTAGAAAGTTATGGTTTAAAGCCGAATCAATTGTTGTTGGGTCTAATCTAGgcatagttgtcagaaccgaaccggtgatcgaACCGGTGAGGTTGCTGGGTCACTGGGTTACTGGTTCAACCGGTGGGTCACTGGTCGAACTGGTTAACCCGGTATAATTAAGTAAttatgtaaattttaattattttttctttattataagtacttttattttgtttttataaaaataataattattttcaaattttaatactttattaattaatttatatttattgtattattgtattattataaataaaaacttACATACAGTTAattttcatgtgaagttgatatttaaaaacagttagatgatttgacaagTTTAACTAAATATCATCTAACGATTTTCAATTATTAACTTCATATGAAGATAACTGCATGTGAGTCTTTACCTATTATTATATGCTACaattatttattgaaaaaataatattaatagatatcatataatcataaaaaaaaaataaattatggttaataattttttatctttttatatatatatatatatatatatatattaataaaatttatagttaaataaaataataatttttaaaaatgagtgactttaaaattaaaattaattgaatataagtaaaataaaaaattgctaTATGtattcattaaaaataatattaatatattatataattatgaaaagaaaaaataagtgagtttataattattgttaaataaaaatataattaatttaaaaatgagtgagtttataactaaaattaaaataaaataaatagaagtaAACTATTTGATGAaagatatctatatatattataatttacatatatattaatgaAAATTAACACAGCTTAGCGGTAAGGAGAGGTTTTGATCTTCCAACAAATATGGGTTCGAACCCCATATCACACATTTTGGATAATTTGCCTTTCAAACGGTTCGCTCAGACCAGTTTTACCGAGTTTGACCGGTTCTCACTGGTTTACTCCGAATTTCACCGGTTCGTTTCGATTTTATATCTTGTACGGTCCAAATATCAAACCGGACCAATACTAAATCCGATTCATCGATTTTCCGGTCGAACCGGCCAGTCCGGTCCGATTCTGCTAACTATGAATCTAGGGAAGAAGTGttgaaattcaaattaaattatttattcaattcgatctaaaccaaaaatttattaaaattatattaatttaaatttaattaaattttattttttacaatcgTATGGATcgaattaaatttttgaaactaCTTTTACAAACTATtcattaacatatatttttatattattcatatattattatttaataaatattttatatttaaaataaaatttatttatttatttttattaatttatcatttttatttttattattatattattattaattttttaaaatattattaaaatttattatattattattaattatttaaaatttaatattaaaatttattatatatatttaattttttaatttacaaaattacaaatcaaatcCAATACAATCCAATTAAAATTGGATCAAGttaaaaaaggaataaaatttcCAGCAAACACCCCTAGTATGTCCTGAGACACTCGTGTCGTGACTTGAGAGTTGAGACTTGAGTCAAATTATTTCTGGTTGGATACGGAATTGGCAAGAAACAAAGTAGATGGGGTCCACATGAAGCATCATTCACATGTGAAGCATCCCCAAACCCCAACAATTCGCTCTGAGTTCCGATGTCCAACGCCGACGAAGACAACGGCGAAGCTGAGGGAAGGCTCCGAATGAGACCTTCAAACAGCAATATCTCCGACGACCAAGAACCATTCATGGGAATCAAGGTCCGACGCAAGGCCTCTCTTTTCAGAGAATACCTCGGTGACTATATCGACGTCCCTTCTCACCCTTTTCTCCTCAAGATTCTGCAGAAACAAGGTCAAACAAAAAGGAAATTTCTGAAAATTCCTAacagcaaaaaaaaattgaattattcATTCTTATTGATTGATGCATGGCTGCAGGGGACAAGAGAGTTCTGTTTGCGGATAAAGTGTTGAGGGTAACTGGTTCAGGGAAGATGAAACGGTGCGTTTTGATGATTACTGATTTGGCAATTTACCTTGTTGACCCTGAAATCGATGCCCTTAAACGACGGGTATCGCTTGCGGCAGTTGAGAAGATTTGTCTGAGTGAGCTGAGTGATAATTTTTTCGCAATTATTATTCCTACGGAGTACGATTTGCTCATGGCCAGCACTCGAAAGACTGAGATTGTTACTGTCATGGTTGAGGCTTCTAAGAATGCATCTGATTTTGAGCTTGAGGTTGCTTTTTCCAATAGGTAACTTGAGATTCATTCATCAATATGAATTTGATCTCACTCTTTGCTGCTTATACATTTCTTTTTAgcaatattcaaaatttatagCAATTTATTTTCAAGATTTTTGGCACATTAGAGGAAAATGTAGGAGAAGAGAGGGAGTTATTAGACGCTGAACgaaattagaatattttttaagaaattgGTTAAGTTCAATTTCATGCTAAATTCTAGACCCAAAAAAAGAATGGCAATTAAGggtgaaaaatgaaaatagtTGATTAGTACATGAAATAGGGTTTAAATTTAGAGGTCAAGTATATATTTAGGACTAATGTCAAAGAGTTGTGCCGCAGATTTCACCTGCAATTCTTAGTTTAAAATAGTACACTTTCTTCTCAATTCTCATTCCATAAATGTTTGGCCAAACcacttttaatttcatttgtGTGGTTACTTGGATGAAATAGTACTCTCTACTATAAATGTTCATTTGATTTTAGTAGTCCCGTGTCTTATACCTACCTCAGTTTGTCATAAATTTCTCATGTTCAGTTTGTTCTATCATTATTAGGATAGTGTGATGCCTTGCATAatgtgaataaaaaataaaaaaataaaaaagatgaagaagaagtaaTAGTTACCAAGTTTGAAGCCTATTTGCTTAACTGAGAATGAGAGGACCAAAATTAAAGCGTTTTAAAATTTGGTTTTCTTTTTGACGTTGATCGAATTTTAATGTCTTGAAAGGTTTAGATTTTACACTGGACACTATCCAGTTTGCCACAGGAGAGGATCCCTTCCCTTATTTGAAGGGGGCTAAGGGTGTAAATGAGTTAGACATTCATTTGGGAATGACTTGGAGAGTGGCGGCTGCTTGGTACTTGAGCTGCTTAATGCTTAACATAGGGAGAAAAGGTAGTCTAGTAATTGAGGAATTGATTTAGTTTCAGTCATTTGGGAGAGTTGAGGAGATCTCAAACTATCCCTTATCCTTGTAGAGAATTTAGGTTTCTTTAATCTTTACTACATTGGCCAAGAATTCCTCAGCAATGCAATAttcttttttgtgtttcttgtgtTGGTTCTCTTTTACCTCCTATGATTTATGTTCCTCATAATCAACCCAAAATGTTGTATCCTGAGAAAGTTATTGCTCACATGAGTTCCGAGTTGAACCATTAGGGTGGTGGTGAAGAACTTTGAGAAAGTATCTCATGATCATGATGCAGATCTCTGGTGGCCCAACAGCGAGATGGCTACTTGCAAAAGACCCTTTgacactcaagtcaataatgTTAGAGAATCAGGTTTTTAAGGAAGGTATAGAATGACTGCACACTGTTCTAGGAAGTCAGGGCCTTCCTTATATAGATGGATGAGGTGGCAGAAATCAGTTACAATTTCAGTAACTAACAAATCTGTTTGGTAGGTTCTGTCAGCAAAGTGTTATGGTTGTAACGAAATTCTGTTAACTTCTTGGTACCAGGGTCGTTGGGCTTTCACCATTAAAGACCATTCTCGGAGGTTGAGGTCCTAAATTGGATTTTCTTAAGGTAAATGGGCCACTTATTTACAAGAATACTATATTGCTGTCAAACTCTCAGTCAATGTGGCCAACAAACCTAAATCCTCACAATGTTGAAGAGTGATTCAACGGTTCCATCAACTTTCCAAAACTCCCAATCACGCAATTACAAGACTGCCTACTCTCTTATAGCTGTCTATGCCCAACTACTGCCTAACGGATACATGTAACTAAGCGTATCATTCCTGAAAGAACACTTCCTTGGTGCAGCACTGGAAAGGTGGAAGTTGTTGAGACCGGCCATAGTTTGCAGAATGaagttttttcaaatttttcccTCATCTCATGGAGCTAGAGAGCTAGGTCATGTTATCATGTATATAAAATCTATGGGCTTTTAAATAAATCATAACATACTGGTCAAACACTGGAATTCTTTACAATGCAGGTTACTCTAAAGTTGCATACATGCACCCACACTTAAAAGGGTAAATAGtgaatacttttatttttaatggtggTGTTACAATACTCTTTAATGCCTCGGTTAGGTACTGTTGTGCATTGTGAGTGAGTTCTCTTCTGTCttagattatttttttctcGTCTCTGAactctattatttttttctcatctCTGAACTCTCCCTTCTCCAACTCAGTTCTTGTTCATCTATGAATTTCTGTAAAACTCTGTAATCATTCTTCATCATATCCATGACCATTTACTGCTCGCAAATCAGTCACATTACATAAACTTGGCATGTCTCAAATAAGATAAAGTTATTTGTAGGTTCGAGTATAATGCAGCATCAGATTTGGTGAAGGAAATTCAATTTGAGCAAGTTCAAGGTACAGTACAAAAAAATCTTCccatttttgttattcaatGGTTCATAATATCGTGTCTCATTTTCTCAGATTCTTTCTCATTTTCAGGGGGTGtcaaaacaagaattttgaGGAAGTGAACTGAGGTTCATATTTCCACTTTGCGGTCTGTAATATAGATGTACGATTGAGTGTTGTGCCATTAGATATTTGTGTCACGGTTGAGATCCACCTTAATTTTGATGTGTAAAAGAATATAATGAGTGAAAGGTATATGTGATTGAGTTTTCAACTTGAAACCATATTCTGTGTTGTATTCATTGTGTTTATTTTTGTAGCTAATATGATATGATGATTTATTGTGGAACTTACTTTCCATTTGATGAGCTAGTGGTTTTCCCATATGTGGAAAACCTCTGTTCCTAGGCATAAAGCTTGATGTAGAGATTCACTCATAAAGTAGAATAATATTGCTTTATGATACAAGATGTTCACATTTTGTTTCAAGTTAAATAATATTACGTATGTCACATTGTCAATGATTTATAACCATACTTCGTCGTAAAGTATAAATATGCCACTTCACCATATACCCTTTAGGCTATTTTAAAGTGTGGGTCCGAAGGAATATTCCCTTTTAAAAGTTTTATCAACTGTACCAGCAATCTTTGAAGTTATACTGGATGCTTAGCTGTAGCCTGTGGGTGAAGGTGCAATGACTATGGTTGTTTCAACTTTCTAGGGTAAGGTTTTTGTAGAGGAAAGAAAGGgattaatatttaatagtcaaattagtcTCCGAAAGATAAGACATTCTTCAAATTCATCCTTAAAagattttttcaatcaaattggtCCTTCAAAGATtgtgaattaattatatttatccTTCAGTCACTTCATTAACAATTTTCTTCAAAGATTGATGTTGTAAAATGTTAATTGATAACATATATAATACCTGATATGTCTAATTAGATATTGACTAAATAtgtttatgaaaatttattaatttagtcatTTCTTCCAATTACAAAAATTCTATTCCTAATATGACCTAGTGACTAAATTGATAGATTTTTATAAACATATTTAGTCAACGTCTAATTGAACATATTATGTGTCATGTATACTATCAGTTAACATTTCACATCATCAATCATTGACAACAATTGTGAGTGGAGTAACTGAAGGACATATATGATTAATTCGTAATCTTTGAAGGactaatttaattgaaaaaatctTTCAGGGACAAATTTAAAGAATGTCTTATTTTTCAGGAACTAATTTCACCATTAACCCGAAAAAAATGTGCTGCAATGAAGGCGTGTATGGTATAGtcatattataattaattttgagcTCATAATCAATTATGTAATTCCAACTCCTAAAAGATCAAAcatcataaaaatatattgGATGGAAAAATCTCCTATAAATCAGTAATGCGCTCTTGATTTCTATGTATAGTTACTCTGAGATATAAAAACATGCGagattttttcttaatttttgcttctattttttagtatttttattttcaagacTTTTGATCTGTACCCTAATAACTCGGACACACGACGATATACCTCGGAACTGATTTTTGAATAGTCGACCCAATCTCATCAAGTAACTGTTGAAGGAGACCTTCACGGTCTTGACCACTAATCATACATAGTGATAATAAATATGAACTAATCAGAACTACAAAACACAACATAATAAATATGAACTAATCAGAACTACAAAACACAACATAAAAGACGAtacaagagaaggagaaaaactcAGTCTTGATTAGATATTTCATGAATTAGTACTAATTTGAGTGTTCTTTTTGCAGATCTTATGTCTGGGTCAAGGTTCTGAGGAATATACAACACGGTAGCCCAGGAGATAGAAGGGCAAGATAGCATCTTCCGGTGTTGACAAGTTATACCTCATAGCACAGTTCCTGGTCGGAACATTTGGCGCTCACCGTAGGGCCCGACTTTAAAAAGTAAACCcacattttgttgttttatccTTTTCACCGCAGGGTTCCAGATCATGACAGACAATTCTATAACTCTACTATCACCTCCAACTAATGCTGAATTTTTAGCCATGAACGCTGCCCTACAAGCATAGGTTCAAAAGATGGCCGCTTCTTAGCAGCTAAGCCAAATAACGACAAGGAGAATGGGAGCGCAAGAATGTTAACGATAAAAACCCTAATGAAGAACACCACTCTGAATCAAACATGAAGATAGGAGGGACATCTCTCAAGACAGGAAAATAGAGAATAAATCCTTTTTCTGAAGAAATATTGAGTTTTCAAATGCTAAAGAACTTCACATTTTCAACAACATTGAAACCTTATGAAGGGATTGATGACTCCAACATACACGTCACTAAGTTTGAAtctatgatatttttaaatGGCGCCTCTAAGCAACAATAATTACATCACACAATATTTACAATGACACGCTTCAAATTCTGTAAACAAATAAACGATACACAAGCTTGACCATGCTAACCAAATGGTTGCGAGTTGAGCTTGGGGGCTAATAGGACAAGCTAAAATCCAAGGTATAACATCATGAATCCCTTTTCTGACAAAGCTCAACTTGCTTACACAATAGCATGTCAAGTTTGGGGGCAGTGATCTATACCCTAATTGTTGTAATTATTCTATAATTAGTACAGATTTGGTGTAGTTTTGTTTTTAATAACTTTTATTACctgttattttctttccttaATTAGGTTGTAAATAATCTTTATATTCTGTATGTAATCACTCTCTAAAAAAACAATTCAAGAATAATATTCAAAAATCTTCTTTTCAAGTTGGTATCAGAACTCCTGATTCTGAGGGCTCTGCTTCCAGCATTTTTCCAGGAAGCCTTCATTGTTGCAACTATACCTGTTTCGGTGCCCTGCCTCTGCCGCACGCCGCCACCAGAATTTTTTTTCGGCGAGTTTCTGAACGAGACTACCACCATTAGAATTGGGATTTGTCGATCTACAAAGCTCAGGATATTTCGTTGCCATCGACCACTCTGCACGTGATCTCTTTGATTGTGGCGCTGCTTGCCCAAACATGATCGttggttttcttttttttttcttcttctatctttattctGCTGCCGATTCTTACCAATGACGGATGATAAGATTGCGCCTCTCGTCAGCCCCAATGATCTACCGGTGTTACAAGGGTCGTATCGTTTTGATGGACGCAACTACCTCCAATGGTCTCAACTGGTTCGTACTACTCTCAAGGGGCGAAAGAAATCAAATCATCTAGAAAGGAACCCTCCAGCCACGACAGAACCCAAATATGAAGCCTGGGATGATGAGGATGCTCTTATCATGACCTGGTTATGGCATTCTATGACACCAGAAATCAGCCATAATTATATATTCTTCCACACTGCTAAGGAGATTTGGAATAATCTAAGTCAGGCATACTTAATGAAGAAGGATACTGCAGCATGTTATAAAATAGAAAACAAGATCTTCAATACCAAGCAAGGGAGCCTCTCTGTAACAAACTACTATGGGACGCTGAATCGTTTGTGGATCGAGTTAGATTAGTATCAAAATTTGACTATGCAGTGCACACCTGATTATACTACATTGACACAATTTATTGAAAGGATAcgtatatttaaattttttttctggCTTGCACTCTGAATTTGATCCAATTCGGGTCCAAATTTAGggtaaagaaaaaaattcattCTCTCTCAGAAGTTTTTCATATTGTACGAGGGGAAGAAACTCGGAAGTCAGTCATGTTGGAAGGAGGAAATTCTGTTGATGGTTTAGCTCTAACCACCGGCAAAGGTCCTTTAAA includes:
- the LOC130932863 gene encoding uncharacterized protein LOC130932863; this encodes MSNADEDNGEAEGRLRMRPSNSNISDDQEPFMGIKVRRKASLFREYLGDYIDVPSHPFLLKILQKQGDKRVLFADKVLRVTGSGKMKRCVLMITDLAIYLVDPEIDALKRRVSLAAVEKICLSELSDNFFAIIIPTEYDLLMASTRKTEIVTVMVEASKNASDFELEVAFSNRFEYNAASDLVKEIQFEQVQGGVKTRILRK